From Trichoderma atroviride chromosome 1, complete sequence, one genomic window encodes:
- a CDS encoding uncharacterized protein (EggNog:ENOG41~TransMembrane:1 (n29-38c43/44o288-311i)~SECRETED:SignalP(1-43)), whose amino-acid sequence MASETSGPTRARGRNRGTPRHTQWTLRNASIAVLAALVGSASADDSASCISLKGSALCPAFQAASISTNQSLIDTFSFLKYVSDLETFDTQLSSFVKTTYLQDKFQLNFGCHNINYTDPSDMYARYTTTVLCSSIVQASAAGCGVSAKNSEPLCAETCAEYAQSEAYITADTALCGSPSSDLNKLIRADFTVCSNPEQALSSSCIVGSDNEPDNCGFGNSTVGLCSYCGAGGINSTDTCCYSSNAEKRCQGVKLPDITVTFTAPVATATPTTSSAPVSSGGSHLSGGAIAGIVIGSLAGVVILAALLFFCIRMMRRRPGSSGQADSIFNQPQPSRKGPPMSQGSAAPPRGYEILPGGRIARMSALEGHSGDSPSRHGSSPSARAVPYASKASDRMSSSEFGDTPEPETPYTGLRGPPRYFETTRLFIQQLDAWKRYRRQPHWFFISECSGKPAV is encoded by the exons ATGGCATCCGAAACATCAGGCCCGACAAGGGCTCGTGGCCGAAATCGAGGCACACCGAGACACACACAATGGACGCTCAGGAATGCATCAATAGCTGTGCTAGCAGCCCTCGTGGGTTCCGCTTCAGCTGATGATTCGGCAAGCTGCATTTCTCTCAAGGGTTCTGCATTATGTCCAGCTTTCCAGGCTGCTTCTATATCCACAAACCAGTCATTAATCGATACATT CTCATTCTTAAAGTATGTCTCCGATTTAGAGACATTCGACAcgcagctctccagcttcgTCAAGACTACATATCTCCAAGACAA ATTCCAGTTGAATTTTGGCTGCCACAATATTAATTATACAGACCCCAGCGACATGTACGCGCGCTACACAACGACAGTCCTTTGCAGCTCCATTGTTCAAGCGTCCGCGGCTGGCTGCGGCGTCTCTGCGAAAAACTCGGAGCCTCTCTGCGCCGAAACCTGCGCCGAATATGCTCAAAGCGAAGCTTACATCACCGCCGACACAGCTCTTTGCGGCAGCCCTAGCAGCGACCTCAACAAATTGATTCGCGCCGACTTTACTGTCTGTTCCAACCCTGAACAGgccctctccagcagctgcatcgTCGGCTCGGACAATGAGCCGGATAACTGTGGATTTGGTAACAGCACCGTTGGTCTATGCTCATACTGCGGCGCCGGAGGCATCAATTCCACAGATACCTGCTGCTATAGCTCCAATGCCGAAAAGCGATGTCAAGGGGTTAAGCTTCCTGATATTACCGTGACCTTTACAGCACCCGTGGCTACTGCTACACCGACGACTTCTTCGGCCCCGGTTTCCAGTGGTGGCAGCCATCTCAGCGGCGGTGCTATTGCGGGCATTGTCATCGGCTCTCTTGCGGGAGTCGTAATTCTTGCTGCCCTCCTGTTCTTCTGCATTAGAATGATGAGGCGCAGACccggcagcagcggccaggCCGACAGCATTTTcaaccagcctcagccttctcGTAAAGGACCGCCCATGAGCCAAGGTAGCGCAGCACCCCCTCGAGGATACGAAATTCTTCCTGGCGGCCGTATTGCACGCATGTCCGCCTTGGAGGGACATTCGGGCGATTCGCCCTCCCGCCACGGTAGCTCTCCTTCTGCTCGTGCTGTTCCTTACGCCTCCAAGGCTTCTGATAGGATGTCTTCATCTGAGTTTGGCGATACTCCCGAACCCGAAACCCCATATACCGGACTTCGTGGGCCCCCCCGCTACTTCGAGACGACAAGGCTCTTTATCCAGCAACTCGATGCTTGGAAGCGATATCGCCGGCAGCCCCATTGGTTTTTCATCTCCGAATGCTCTGGCAAGCCAGCAGTCTGA
- a CDS encoding uncharacterized protein (TransMembrane:2 (o28-47i68-89o)) — MSYEFIAPYFDKFEKMQSMLKVFARKDIPAPFLAAFSASFQRVVALWDAPSRPLSEETRKRRRLTKAYLLRILDLGLDAFFLCTLSMSVSKLGIVKNKKRFCEAVRIWMKENPNKLPPSFHDFIHQLYTKHQTFIEERLKEQREQKSSLGADSDSDLEWLSHRVLHRHSTPLEVIEVVTSRGNTPTSNVSRGDLHQHISTPRRCSEEAPVLSNDQNAETPLAEAPTAEAPTVKARSFNKSTAFALEHAESLAVSGHAIYALTGDTISGPIHLTLPADSTTHPFLVIPIKPEAAYHICKLESRGALP; from the exons ATGTCTTACGAATTCATTGCGCCGTATTTTGACAAATTTGAAAAGATGCAATCCATGCTTAAAGTGTTTGCCAGAAAGGATATACCAGCACCATTCCTGGCAGCATTCTCAGCGTCATTTCAAAGGGTTGTCGCGTTATGGGATGCTCCTAGCCGGCCGCTGAGCGAGGAAACCCGCAAGAGACGCAGACTAACAAAGGCCTACTTGCTTAGGATCTTGGATCTTGGACTCGATGCCTTCTTTTTATGCACGCTCTCCATGTCCGTATCAAAGCTAGGCATAgtaaaaaacaagaagaggtTTTGTGAGGCTGTTCGAATATGGATGAAAGAAAACCCCAATAAACTTCCACCGTCTTTTCACGATTTCATTCATCAGCTTTACACAAAGCATCAAACATTTATAGAAGAAA GACTcaaagagcagagagaacAAAAATCTTCATTGGGCGCAGACAGTGATTCAGATCTCGAGTGGTTGTCGCATCGTGTGCTTCATCGCCATAGTACTCCGCTGGAAGTGATTGAGGTGGTCACGTCTCGAGGCAACACGCCAACCTCCAATGTGAGTCGAGGAGACTTGCATCAGCACATTTCCACGCCCCGCAGATGCAGCGAGGAAGCGCCAGTCTTGTCAAATGACCAAAATG CCGAGACCCCTCTAGCTGAGGCCCCTACAGCTGAAGCCCCTACAGTCAAGGCCCGTTCATTCAACAAATCGACTGCCTTCGCATTGGAACATGCAGAAAGTCTTGCCGTGTCTGGACACGCCATCTACGCTCTCACGGGGGATACCATCAGCGGGCCTATACATCTCACATTACCAGCGGACTCAACCACCCACCCATTTTTGGTAATTCCGATCAAACCAGAAGCAGCCTATCATATTTGCAAGCTTGAAAGTAGAGGTGCTTTACCCTAG
- a CDS encoding uncharacterized protein (EggNog:ENOG41): MGEDRGTSNNFQFISITNLAEAKDRDKRRQARSHAARQGRQRSQHVSPRYEAGASGQSLIPWSIFAPVSAYGPFETLIGDSPKLRALLSHDAARQAAEPIFSVADPVVFQDFASVFRTDLDDPALLNAVKLTFAFAVTGGNIDQECLDFQNQAMSTIRERMDSLESALTLPTLGAILLLAGVEARLGMRWQVQLHMGAIQQLLELGQTKTIYLTDGIKRAIFWQDLNSSVMTGSDRIVDHTTFAELQWKRDPFASAYFALAPGFQRKSHLFDENFLEVLKDIHALQCVQDLPRYSCQNPVEMLRVDNQQASIGSRLVDLPKLSTTMEACYLAAYLSACMLCCKVWRHSVMPSHISQRLLKTLQESNEDPFWNENLDLFIWMLYMGGCFSPRGAIHSEYKALLKTNHESRFKGMYRSLEDLMEILHDFIWSEKAYRMQLDRFWEEIQPEMA, translated from the exons ATGGGCGAGGACCGTGGCACAA GCAATAATTTCCAGTTTATATCGATAACAAACCTTGCTGAAGCGAAAGACCGCGATAAACGACGACAGGCACGCTCACACGCCGCCAGACAGGGCAGGCAGCGATCCCAACATGTTTCCCCGAGATATGAGGCGGGTGCGTCAGGCCAATCACTGATACCGTGGTCCATTTTTGCACCAGTGTCCGCATACGGCCCCTTTGAGACTCTCATTGGGGACTCTCCCAAGTTGAGAGCCTTACTTAGTCATG ATGCTGCCAGGCAAGCCGCAGAGCCTATATTCAGCGTTGCAGATCCTGTAGTATTTCAGGATTTCGCGTCCGTCTTTCGAACCGATCTCGACGACCCGGCTTTGTTGAACGCCGTGAAGCTCACCTTTGCGTTTGCCGTGACTGGAGGAAATATCGATCAAGAATGCCTCGACTTTCAAAACCAGGCCATGAGCACGATACGCGAAAGGATGGACTCGCTAGAGTCGGCTTTGACGTTACCGACTCTGGGGGCCATCTTGCTCCTTGCCGGTGTGGAG GCGCGTCTTGGTATGCGATGGCAAGTTCAACTGCACATGGGAGCcatccagcagcttcttgagctgGGCCAGACAAAAACCATTTATCTAACAGATGGGATCAAACGTGCCATCTTCTG GCAGGATCTGAATTCATCCGTCATGACTGGTTCTGACCGCATAGTGGACCACACCACCTTTGCCGAGCTTCAGTGGAAGCGAgatccttttgcttctgcttaCTTTGCCCTGGCGCCAGGGTTTCAGAGAAAATCTCACTTGTTTGACGAGAATTTTCTAGAAGTTCTCAAGGATATCCACGCGCTGCAGTGCGTTCAGGATCTGCCCCGCTACTCGTGTCAGAATCCAGTGGAAATGCTCCGCGTTGATAATCAGCAGGCATCGATTGGGTCTAGGCTGGTGGATTTACCGAAGCTGTCTACGACGATGGAAGCTTGCTATCTTGCAGCATATCTGAGTGCTTGTATGCTTTGCTGCAAAGTGTGGCGCCATTCCGTGATGCCA TCTCATATTTCTCAACGACTACTAAAGACACTTCAAGAATCTAATGAGGATCCATTTTGGAATGAAAACCTAGATCTATTCATCTGGATGCTGTACATGGGGGGATGCTTCTCTCCCAGAGGGGCCATACATTCAGAATACAAGGCTCTTCTGAAAACTAATCATGAGTCCAGGTTTAAAGGAATGTATCGCTCTTTGGAGGATTTGATGGAAATTTTGCATGATTTTATTTGGTCGGAGAAGGCGTATCGTATGCAGCTTGATAGATTTTGGGAAGAGATTCAACCAGAGATGGCTTAA
- a CDS encoding uncharacterized protein (EggNog:ENOG41) — protein sequence MGEDRGTSNNFQFISITNLAEAKDRDKRRQARSHAARQGRQRSQHVSPRYEAGASGQSLIPWSIFAPVSAYGPFETLIGDSPKLRALLSHDAARQAAEPIFSVADPVVFQDFASVFRTDLDDPALLNAVKLTFAFAVTGGNIDQECLDFQNQAMSTIRERMDSLESALTLPTLGAILLLAGVEARLGMRWQVQLHMGAIQQLLELGQTKTIYLTDGIKRAIFWQDLNSSVMTGSDRIVDHTTFAELQWKRDPFASAYFALAPGFQRKSHLFDENFLEVLKDIHALQCVQDLPRYSCQNPVEMLRVDNQQASIGSRLVDLPKLSTTMEACYLAAYLSACMLCCKVWRHSVMPVSDKTRRLSSFCNF from the exons ATGGGCGAGGACCGTGGCACAA GCAATAATTTCCAGTTTATATCGATAACAAACCTTGCTGAAGCGAAAGACCGCGATAAACGACGACAGGCACGCTCACACGCCGCCAGACAGGGCAGGCAGCGATCCCAACATGTTTCCCCGAGATATGAGGCGGGTGCGTCAGGCCAATCACTGATACCGTGGTCCATTTTTGCACCAGTGTCCGCATACGGCCCCTTTGAGACTCTCATTGGGGACTCTCCCAAGTTGAGAGCCTTACTTAGTCATG ATGCTGCCAGGCAAGCCGCAGAGCCTATATTCAGCGTTGCAGATCCTGTAGTATTTCAGGATTTCGCGTCCGTCTTTCGAACCGATCTCGACGACCCGGCTTTGTTGAACGCCGTGAAGCTCACCTTTGCGTTTGCCGTGACTGGAGGAAATATCGATCAAGAATGCCTCGACTTTCAAAACCAGGCCATGAGCACGATACGCGAAAGGATGGACTCGCTAGAGTCGGCTTTGACGTTACCGACTCTGGGGGCCATCTTGCTCCTTGCCGGTGTGGAG GCGCGTCTTGGTATGCGATGGCAAGTTCAACTGCACATGGGAGCcatccagcagcttcttgagctgGGCCAGACAAAAACCATTTATCTAACAGATGGGATCAAACGTGCCATCTTCTG GCAGGATCTGAATTCATCCGTCATGACTGGTTCTGACCGCATAGTGGACCACACCACCTTTGCCGAGCTTCAGTGGAAGCGAgatccttttgcttctgcttaCTTTGCCCTGGCGCCAGGGTTTCAGAGAAAATCTCACTTGTTTGACGAGAATTTTCTAGAAGTTCTCAAGGATATCCACGCGCTGCAGTGCGTTCAGGATCTGCCCCGCTACTCGTGTCAGAATCCAGTGGAAATGCTCCGCGTTGATAATCAGCAGGCATCGATTGGGTCTAGGCTGGTGGATTTACCGAAGCTGTCTACGACGATGGAAGCTTGCTATCTTGCAGCATATCTGAGTGCTTGTATGCTTTGCTGCAAAGTGTGGCGCCATTCCGTGATGCCAGTAAGTGACAAGACAAGACGCTTGTCAAGTTTTTGCAACTTTTAA
- a CDS encoding uncharacterized protein (EggNog:ENOG41), whose amino-acid sequence MATNGASVNFVPEQLFHTILTVIDYSHDPSGANRTAFLLKTHGTLEAAKKYATHSLESLNFSPEDFQQYHIRGSRGASESWSHGDGVLLFARAFDGQEFLVGIDTTPNNEALTATPDGDIVLPEGAKFLHYVLQISVDYNADRSGSLQATEILGVYVHRADAWTAAHKCLDPAQYAEYDRRGDSQFIGEWPFGEDIAVHAVSETGQNYFIAVKKPPEQKHELKHYNLKK is encoded by the coding sequence ATGGCCACCAACGGCGCATCAGTCAACTTCGTCCCAGAGCAACTATTCCACACCATCCTCACAGTAATCGACTACTCCCACGACCCATCCGGCGCCAATCGCACAGCCTTTCTTCTCAAAACGCACGGCACCCTAGAAGCCGCAAAGAAATACGCCACTCACTCCCTCGAATCCCTCAACTTTTCCCCCGAAGACTTCCAACAGTATCACATCCGCGGCTCCAGAGGCGCATCTGAAAGCTGGTCCCACGGCGACGGCGTCCTGCTCTTTGCCCGCGCCTTTGACGGCCAAGAGTTCCTCGTCGGAATAGACACCACGCCAAACAATGAAGCCTTGACTGCGACCCCAGATGGAGACATTGTCTTGCCAGAAGGCGCCAAGTTCCTGCACTACGTCCTGCAGATCTCTGTCGACTACAACGCCGATCGGTCGGGTAGTCTTCAGGCCACGGAAATTCTAGGAGTCTATGTGCATCGGGCAGATGCTTGGACGGCCGCACACAAGTGCCTCGACCCGGCGCAGTATGCAGAATATGATCGCCGAGGCGACTCGCAGTTTATCGGAGAATGGCCTTTTGGCGAAGATATCGCGGTTCACGCTGTTTCTGAGACGGGCCAGAATTATTTCATCGCTGTGAAGAAGCCTCCGGAGCAGAAGCATGAGCTTAAGCATTATAATTTGAAGAAATAG